A genomic window from Streptomyces sp. NBC_01429 includes:
- a CDS encoding SpoIIE family protein phosphatase: MTEHPPSHEGRQPLAARSQERTRPRQEAVPSPASAPQPAVPAQAPDPAGAARREGDRLRFVGAATRRIARGIDLDEIVLGLCRATVPTFSDAILVYLRDPLPVGDDRPVSPFVLRLRRTDRLRLTDDDPENALGAGGLPLQIAEGVRLPLLDPQSDVLPAAELCEVQSGGALSEVLRGVRPVFGDSAAARAALPELLGVDRTVPSGHRAILAPLRGRRRVIGAAVFLRRPDRSAFEANDLLVAAQLATHTALGIDKAVLYGREAYIADELQRTMLPENLPQPTGVRLASRYLPAAETARVGGDWYDAIPLPGSRVALVVGDVMGHSMTSAAIMGQLRTTAQTLAGLDLPPQEVLHHLDEQAQRLGTDRMATCLYAVYDPVAHRITIANAGHPPPILLHLGGRAEVLRVPPGAPIGVGGVDFEAVELDAPAGATLLLYTDGLVESRLRDVWTGIEQLRERLAATAQLTGPDHAPPLEALCDDVLDVLGPGDRDDDIALLAARFDGIAPSDVAYWSLDPEDAAPGRARRLARRALARWDLEELSDSVELLISEVVTNAVRYAERPVTLRLLRTDVLRCEVGDDSPQLPRQRRARDTDEGGRGLFLVNRLARRWGATRLSSGKVVWFELTTRPPSPT; encoded by the coding sequence GTGACGGAGCACCCCCCCTCCCACGAAGGCCGGCAGCCCCTGGCTGCCCGGTCCCAGGAACGCACCCGGCCGCGGCAGGAGGCGGTGCCCTCGCCCGCTTCCGCGCCGCAGCCCGCGGTGCCGGCCCAGGCACCCGACCCCGCCGGGGCGGCGCGGCGCGAGGGCGACCGGCTGCGCTTCGTGGGAGCCGCCACGCGGCGGATCGCCCGGGGCATAGACCTGGACGAGATCGTGCTGGGGCTGTGCCGGGCGACCGTGCCGACGTTCTCGGACGCCATACTCGTCTATCTGCGCGATCCGCTGCCGGTGGGCGACGACCGTCCCGTCTCGCCGTTCGTGCTGCGGCTGCGCCGCACCGACCGGCTGCGGCTGACCGACGACGACCCCGAGAACGCGCTGGGCGCGGGCGGGCTGCCGCTCCAGATCGCCGAGGGGGTCAGGCTGCCGCTCCTGGACCCGCAGTCGGACGTGCTGCCGGCCGCCGAGCTGTGCGAGGTGCAGTCGGGCGGCGCGCTCTCCGAGGTGCTGCGCGGGGTGCGGCCGGTCTTCGGCGACTCGGCGGCGGCGCGGGCCGCGCTGCCCGAGCTGCTGGGCGTCGACCGCACCGTACCCAGCGGGCACCGCGCGATCCTCGCGCCGCTGCGCGGCCGGCGCCGGGTCATCGGCGCGGCCGTCTTCCTGCGCAGGCCGGACCGCTCGGCCTTCGAGGCGAACGACCTGCTGGTCGCGGCGCAGCTGGCGACGCACACGGCCCTGGGCATCGACAAGGCGGTGCTGTACGGCCGCGAGGCGTACATCGCCGACGAACTCCAGCGCACGATGCTGCCGGAGAACCTGCCGCAGCCGACGGGGGTGCGGCTGGCCTCGCGCTATCTGCCGGCCGCCGAGACCGCCCGGGTCGGCGGCGACTGGTACGACGCGATCCCGCTGCCGGGCAGCCGGGTCGCGCTGGTCGTGGGGGACGTCATGGGCCACTCCATGACCTCGGCGGCGATCATGGGCCAGCTGCGGACCACCGCGCAGACCCTGGCCGGACTCGATCTGCCGCCGCAGGAGGTCCTGCACCATCTGGACGAGCAGGCGCAGCGGCTCGGTACGGACCGGATGGCGACCTGCCTCTACGCGGTGTACGACCCGGTCGCGCACCGGATCACCATCGCCAACGCCGGTCACCCGCCGCCCATACTGCTGCATCTGGGCGGCCGGGCGGAGGTGCTCCGGGTGCCGCCGGGGGCGCCGATCGGGGTCGGCGGGGTGGACTTCGAGGCGGTCGAGCTGGACGCGCCCGCCGGGGCGACGCTGCTGCTCTACACGGACGGGCTGGTCGAGTCCCGGCTGCGGGACGTCTGGACGGGGATCGAGCAGCTGCGGGAGCGGCTCGCCGCGACCGCCCAGCTGACCGGCCCCGACCACGCGCCGCCGCTGGAGGCGCTCTGCGACGACGTGCTCGATGTGCTGGGCCCCGGGGACCGGGACGACGACATCGCGCTGCTCGCCGCCCGTTTCGACGGGATCGCGCCGAGCGACGTGGCGTACTGGTCGCTGGACCCGGAGGACGCGGCTCCTGGCCGGGCCAGGCGGCTCGCCAGGCGGGCGCTGGCGCGCTGGGACCTGGAGGAGCTGAGCGACTCGGTCGAGCTGCTGATCAGCGAGGTGGTGACCAACGCGGTGCGGTACGCGGAGCGTCCCGTGACGCTGCGGCTGCTCCGTACGGACGTACTGCGCTGCGAGGTCGGGGACGATTCGCCGCAGCTGCCCAGGCAGCGGCGGGCCCGCGACACCGACGAGGGCGGCCGGGGCCTGTTCCTGGTCAACCGGCTGGCGCGGCGCTGGGGTGCGACCCGGCTGTCCAGCGGCAAGGTGGTCTGGTTCGAACTCACGACCAGGCCGCCGTCACCGACGTAG